In Chryseobacterium gotjawalense, the following are encoded in one genomic region:
- a CDS encoding UDP-N-acetylmuramate--L-alanine ligase, whose translation MIKNIADFQNVFFIGVAGVGMSAIAQYLKGNGKEVSGSDRYFHPGEYNKTKEQLEAEGINCFLQDGSGITEKTDLIVVSTAIEDSVYEVQKAKELGIPIIKRSELLSIIAESKKTIAVAGTSGKSTTSAMLYQILLDAQFEPSIISGAGLTSIIKEGKIGNAAVGKGEWLIIEADESDGSVVQYKPEIGLLLNIDKDHQEIDELIELFTIFKNNTKGLFVVNQSNTLAKTLSANPGNDFGFEDENAGYSAKNFNQDGFHLNFQVLNQHFEMNSIGRHSVENATAAIAVAHQIGIDLKTCAKSLAKYEGIYRRHQILGQKNGVWVIDDYAHNPAKCAASIKACQPLAEKVIAWFQPHGYGPTRFLKNDFIEEISEALRPQDEIWMSEIFYAGGTAVKDISANDLIEGIKAKGKNAHFIDDRNQLLEALKPELKPGTVLLLMGARDPGLEHFCKELFDNL comes from the coding sequence ATGATAAAAAATATAGCAGATTTCCAAAATGTTTTTTTCATCGGCGTTGCGGGAGTCGGGATGAGCGCCATTGCTCAATATCTAAAAGGAAATGGAAAAGAAGTTTCCGGAAGCGACCGCTATTTTCATCCCGGCGAATACAACAAAACCAAGGAACAGTTAGAAGCTGAAGGCATCAATTGTTTTCTGCAAGACGGAAGCGGAATCACTGAAAAAACTGATTTAATAGTTGTTTCTACCGCCATTGAAGACTCTGTTTATGAAGTTCAAAAAGCCAAAGAACTCGGAATCCCAATAATTAAAAGAAGCGAACTGTTATCGATTATTGCTGAAAGTAAAAAAACAATTGCTGTTGCCGGAACTTCAGGAAAATCAACCACTTCGGCGATGTTATATCAAATTTTACTTGATGCTCAATTTGAGCCGAGTATTATTTCTGGCGCAGGTTTAACAAGCATTATCAAAGAAGGGAAAATAGGAAATGCTGCGGTTGGAAAAGGGGAATGGTTAATCATCGAAGCCGATGAAAGTGATGGTTCCGTGGTTCAATATAAACCAGAAATTGGCTTGCTTTTAAACATCGATAAAGATCACCAGGAAATTGATGAACTGATAGAATTATTCACCATTTTTAAAAACAACACAAAGGGTTTATTCGTTGTAAATCAATCGAATACATTAGCGAAAACTTTGTCGGCAAATCCTGGAAATGATTTTGGTTTTGAAGATGAAAACGCAGGATATTCTGCCAAAAATTTCAATCAAGATGGTTTTCATTTAAATTTCCAAGTTTTAAATCAACATTTTGAAATGAATTCCATTGGGAGACATTCCGTGGAAAATGCAACGGCAGCAATTGCAGTCGCGCATCAAATTGGAATTGATTTAAAAACTTGTGCCAAAAGTTTAGCGAAATATGAAGGAATTTACCGTCGCCATCAGATCCTTGGACAGAAAAATGGCGTTTGGGTGATTGATGATTACGCGCACAATCCAGCGAAATGTGCCGCTTCGATTAAAGCTTGTCAACCTTTGGCGGAGAAAGTGATTGCGTGGTTTCAACCACACGGTTATGGACCAACTCGGTTTTTGAAAAATGATTTTATTGAAGAAATTTCGGAAGCATTACGACCGCAGGATGAAATCTGGATGAGCGAAATTTTCTACGCTGGCGGAACCGCGGTCAAAGATATTTCAGCCAATGACTTGATCGAAGGAATTAAAGCAAAAGGTAAAAATGCCCATTTTATAGATGACAGAAATCAATTGCTGGAAGCGCTGAAACCGGAATTAAAACCCGGAACAGTTTTGTTGTTAATGGGTGCGAGAGATCCTGGTTTAGAGCATTTTTGCAAAGAATTGTTTGATAATCTGTAA
- a CDS encoding thymidine kinase — protein MFLENTINHAKQSGWMEVICGSMFSGKTEELIRRLRRAEMAGQNVEIFKPKLDTRYADEDVVSHNQNKIRSTPVESPSEILLLGSNCDVVGIDEAQFFDESIVEVANKLANSGIRVVIAGLDMDFMGRPFGPIPNLMATAEYVTKVHAICKRTGNLANHSMRTSTNTDLVQLGETESYEAVSRKVFNEEFLNNEKK, from the coding sequence ATGTTTTTAGAAAATACAATAAATCACGCAAAACAAAGCGGCTGGATGGAAGTTATCTGCGGCTCGATGTTTTCGGGAAAAACTGAAGAGTTAATCCGGCGGTTACGGCGTGCAGAAATGGCAGGACAAAACGTAGAAATCTTTAAACCAAAACTGGACACAAGATATGCGGATGAAGACGTGGTTTCTCACAATCAGAATAAAATCCGCAGCACTCCTGTAGAAAGTCCAAGCGAAATTTTATTACTAGGATCTAACTGCGATGTGGTGGGAATTGATGAAGCTCAGTTTTTCGACGAAAGTATTGTAGAAGTTGCCAACAAATTGGCCAACAGCGGAATACGTGTTGTTATAGCCGGTTTGGATATGGATTTTATGGGCAGACCTTTTGGTCCAATACCGAACTTAATGGCGACCGCAGAATATGTGACGAAAGTGCACGCCATCTGCAAAAGAACCGGAAATCTCGCCAACCATTCTATGAGAACCTCTACCAATACAGATTTGGTGCAGTTGGGTGAAACTGAAAGTTATGAAGCCGTAAGCAGAAAAGTTTTCAATGAAGAGTTTCTGAACAACGAAAAAAAATGA